A genomic segment from Phragmites australis chromosome 6, lpPhrAust1.1, whole genome shotgun sequence encodes:
- the LOC133920489 gene encoding high-affinity nitrate transporter-activating protein 2.1-like, with the protein MARQQAGAVAFAVLAAVLLGAGLPSPAAAGVLLSALPKALAVSASPTRGQVLHAGEDTLTVTWSLNTTEQASADAAYKNVKVTLCYAPESQKDRGWRKFNDDLSKDKACQFKVTEQAYTAGAAGKFDYRVARDIPTGSYFVRAYALDASGTQVAYGQTDAAAAFNIAGITGIHASIKVAAGVFSAFSVVSLAFFFVVENRKKNK; encoded by the exons ATGGCTCGGCAACAAGCCGGGGCCGTGGCGTTCGCGGTGCTGGCGGCGGTGCTTCTCGGCGCCGGCCTGCCGAGCCCAGCGGCCGCGGGGGTGCTCCTGTCCGCGCTGCCCAAAGCGCTCGCCGTCTCCGCCTCCCCCACGCGTGGCCAAG TTCTGCACGCCGGCGAGGACACGCTCACGGTGACATGGTCCCTGAACACGACGGAGCAAGCCAGCGCCGACGCCGCCTACAAGAACGTCAAGGTGACCCTGTGCTATGCGCCGGAGAGCCAGAAGGACCGCGGGTGGCGCAAGTTCAACGACGACCTGAGCAAGGACAAGGCGTGCCAGTTCAAGGTCACCGAGCAGGCCTacaccgccggcgccgccggcaaGTTCGACTACCGCGTCGCCCGCGACATCCCCACGGGGTCCTACTTCGTGCGCGCCTACGCGCTAGACGCGTCAGGGACGCAGGTCGCCTACGGCCAGacggacgccgccgccgccttcaaCATCGCCGGCATTACGGGCATCCACGCGTCCATCAAGGTCGCCGCCGGCGTGTTCTCGGCGTTCTCCGTCGTCTCGCTCGCCTTCTTCTTCGTCGTCGAGAACCGCAAGAAGAACAAGTAG
- the LOC133921841 gene encoding eukaryotic translation initiation factor 4B1-like → MSKAWGGLGGAGAWALDAERAEEEEREAAAAPAPAPAAGFPCLSEAAAGGAGAGKSKKKKNKGTTLSLSEFAGYGSGRRAAPAPEPRGLTTQEMMMLPTGPRELSADELDRSCLGGGFRSYGSGDRGGGGGFDDDGRRAPPGRGSDLDMRSRADEDRDWSMSKKSFSPSLADHGPRGRYGALGGGAPASVGCADEDGDWSRGKKPLPSGPSRYPSLGSVGGFRDSPGSTDSSDRWSRAAPSNGERERPRIVLDPPKRDASTTPTPLAEVGHSRPSPFGAARPREDVLADKGLDWKKMDTEIDQKKTSRPTSSQSSRPGSAHSSRPGSPGSQVSAVGSEGVPVARSKVNPFGDAKPREVVLQEKGKDWRKIDVELEHRRIDRPETNEERVLKEDINLLKLELNESEAKISDDDAKSLAEKITQMEKQLELLTIELDDKIRFSQRPGSGAGRVTSSPPTNFADESQIKEPMERPRSRSSIEQYPKPTEERWGFQGSRDRGSFGGNRSSERSSAGQR, encoded by the exons ATGTCCAAGGCCTGGGGCGGCctaggcggcgccggcgcctggGCGCTGGACGCCGAgcgcgccgaggaggaggagcgtgaGGCCGCCGCggccccggcaccggcaccCGCAGCGGGCTTCCCCTGCCTCAGCGAGGCTGCcgcgggcggcgctggcgccggcaagtcgaagaagaagaagaacaaggggaCCACGCTCTCGCTCTCGGAGTTCGCCGGGTACGGGTccgggcggcgggcggcgccggcgccggagcccAGGGGGCTGACCACGCAGGAGATGATGATGCTACCCACCGGACCGAGGGAGCTGTCCGCGGACGAGCTCGACCGGTCCTGCCTCGGCGGCGGCTTCCGCTCCTACGGCTCCGGggaccgcggcggcggcggtggattCGACGACGACGGGCGCCGCGCGCCACCGGGCAGGGGCTCGGATCTCGACATGCGCTCCCGCGCCGACGAGGATCGCGACTGGTCAATGAGCAAGAAGTCGTTCTCGCCGTCGCTCGCCGACCACGGGCCGCGGGGTCGGTACGGTGCCCTCGGGGGCGGCGCACCCGCCTCCGTCGGTTGCGCCGACGAAGACGGTGACTGGTCGCGCGGGAAGAAGCCGCTGCCGTCAGGCCCGTCGCGCTACCCGAGCCTAGGCTCCGTCGGTGGCTTCCGCGACTCGCCTGGCTCGACCGACTCCTCCGACCGCTGGTCCCGTGCCGCGCCGAGCAATGGCGAGCGTGAGAGGCCTCGAATCGTGCTCGATCCGCCCAAGCGCGACGCCTCGACCACCCCTACGCCACTTGCTGAGGTGGGACACAGCCGACCGAGCCCATTTGGGGCCGCGAGGCCCCGGGAGGACGTGCTGGCCGATAAAGGGCTGGACTGGAAGAAGATGGACACTGAGATTGATCAGAAGAAGACTAGCCGTCCCACCAGCTCACAGTCGAGCAGGCCAGGGAGTGCCCACTCGTCACGACCAGGGAGCCCCGGGTCACAAGTATCGGCTGTGGGAAGTGAAGGTGTGCCGGTGGCGCGGTCAAAGGTGAATCCTTTCGGGGATGCGAAGCCCAGGGAGGTGGTTCTGCAGGAGAAAGGGAAGGACTGGAGGAAGATCGACGTAGAGCTGGAGCATCGGCGTATTGATAG ACCAGAGACAAATGAAGAAAGGGTATTGAAAGAAGATATCAACCTACTTAAGTTGGAACTAAATGAAAGTGAAGCCAAGataagtgatgatgatgcaaaAAGTTTGGCCGAGAAGATAACTCAGATGGAAAAGCAGCTGGAGCTTCTTACAATTGAGTTGGATGACAAGATCAGATTTTCGCAAAGACCTGGTTCTGGAGCAGGCAGGGTTACATCATCACCGCCAACTAATTTTGCAGATGAATCCCAAATAAAAGAGCCCATGGAAAGGCCACGTTCCCGCAGCAGCATAGAGCAATATCCAAAACCAACTGAAGAAAGATGGGGATTTCAGGGGAGCAGAGATAGAGGCTCATTTGGTGGCAACAGAAGTTCAGAGAG ATCGTCGGCAGGACAGAGATGA
- the LOC133921842 gene encoding uncharacterized protein LOC133921842 isoform X2, with product MAGQDFPLALDFPPPLPVPPQRARFPSRISSSYRPPLVFAASSAPLGLGFLFLPPSAAPLRSPKIIQTSEELVNCGAVLLKDGLVL from the exons ATGGCAGGGCAGGATTTTCCCTTGGCGCTCGATTTCCCTCCGCCACTGCCGGTTCCTCCTCAGAGAGCTCGATTTCCCTCCCGGATTTCGTCTTCCTACCGTCCACCACTGGTCTTCGCCGCCTCCAGTGCACCGCTAGGCTTGGGCTTCTTATTCCTGCCGCCTTCAGCAGCGCCGCTCCGGTCTCCAAAG ATTATTCAAACATCGGAAGAATTGGTGAACTGTGGGGCTGTGCTGTTGAAAGATG GTTTGGTTCTTTGA
- the LOC133921842 gene encoding uncharacterized protein LOC133921842 isoform X1: MAGQDFPLALDFPPPLPVPPQRARFPSRISSSYRPPLVFAASSAPLGLGFLFLPPSAAPLRSPKIIQTSEELVNCGAVLLKDGPNRVYACEICCTMQQVE, from the exons ATGGCAGGGCAGGATTTTCCCTTGGCGCTCGATTTCCCTCCGCCACTGCCGGTTCCTCCTCAGAGAGCTCGATTTCCCTCCCGGATTTCGTCTTCCTACCGTCCACCACTGGTCTTCGCCGCCTCCAGTGCACCGCTAGGCTTGGGCTTCTTATTCCTGCCGCCTTCAGCAGCGCCGCTCCGGTCTCCAAAG ATTATTCAAACATCGGAAGAATTGGTGAACTGTGGGGCTGTGCTGTTGAAAGATG GCCCCAACCGTGTGTATGCCTGTGAAATTTGCTGCACTATGCAGCAAGTTGAATGA
- the LOC133921844 gene encoding elongation factor Tu, chloroplastic-like, which yields MASLASASTSLLFPQATASSSSKSRVRLSTSLGFSARARGRAAAAAVCGQRRGRLLVVRAARGKFERTKPHVNIGTIGHVDHGKTTLTAALTMVLASVGGSAPKKYDEIDAAPEERARGITINTATVEYETETRHYAHVDCPGHADYVKNMITGAAQMDGAILVVSGADGPMPQTKEHILLAKQVGVPQIVVFLNKKDQVDDEELLQLVELEVRELLSNYEYDGDDVPIIAGSALKALEALMANPAIKRGDDEWVDGIFSLVDSVDSYIPVPQRQTDLPFLLAIEDVFSITGRGTVATGRIERGTVKIGDTVDIVGIRDTRNTTVTGVEMFQKTMDDAIAGDNVGLLLRGIQKEDIERGMVLAKPSSITPHTKFEAVVYVLKKEEGGRHSPFFPGYRPQFYMRTTDVTGNVTNIMNDKDEEAKMCMPGDRIKMVVELIQPVACEQGMRFAIREGGKTVGAGVINNIIQ from the coding sequence ATGGCCTCCCTCGCCTCGGCCTCCACGTCCCTCCTCTTCCCGCAGGccacggcctcctcctcctccaagagCCGCGTACGGCTCTCCACCTCCCTGGGCTTCTCTGCGCGGGCCAGGggccgcgcggcggcggcggcggtgtgcGGGCAGAGGCGCGGGCGGCTGCTGGTGGTGCGCGCGGCGAGGGGCAAGTTCGAGCGCACCAAGCCGCACGTAAACATCGGCACCATCGGCCACGTCGACCACGGCAAGACCACCCTCACCGCCGCGCTCACCATGGTGCTCGCCTCCGTCGGCGGCAGCGCGCCCAAGAAGTACGACGAGATCGACGCCGCCCCCGAGGAGCGCGCCCGCGGCATCACCATCAACACCGCCACCGTCGAGTACGAGACCGAGACCCGCCACTACGCGCACGTCGACTGCCCCGGTCACGCCGACTACGTCAAGAACATGATCACCGGCGCCGCGCAGATGGACGGAGCCATCCTCGTCGTCTCCGGCGCCGACGGGCCCATGCCGCAGACCAAGGAGCACATCCTCCTCGCCAAGCAGGTCGGTGTCCCACAGATTGTTGTTTTCCTCAACAAGAAGGACCAGGTCGACGACGAGGAGCTACTCCAGCTCGTCGAGCTCGAGGTCCGCGAGCTGCTCAGCAACTACGAGTACGACGGAGACGACGTGCCAATCATCGCTGGCTCCGCGCTCAAGGCGCTCGAGGCCCTGATGGCAAACCCTGCCATTAAGCGTGGGGACGACGAGTGGGTGGATGGCATCTTCTCCTTGGTTGATTCCGTGGATTCGTACATCCCCGTCCCACAGCGGCAGACCGACCTCCCGTTCTTGCTCGCTATTGAGGATGTGTTCTCCATCACTGGTCGTGGTACAGTCGCCACTGGCCGTATCGAGCGTGGCACCGTCAAGATTGGGGACACGGTCGATATCGTCGGTATCCGGGATACCCGGAACACCACGGTGACTGGTGTCGAGATGTTCCAAAAGACCATGGATGATGCCATAGCTGGGGACAATGTGGGGCTGCTGCTCCGTGGTATTCAGAAGGAGGACATTGAGAGAGGCATGGTTCTGGCAAAGCCCAGTTCTATCACACCGCACACTAAGTTCGAGGCTGTTGTGTATGTGCTTAAGAAGGAGGAGGGTGGCCGGCACTCGCCCTTTTTCCCTGGTTACCGCCCGCAGTTCTACATGCGGACAACTGATGTGACGGGGAATGTGACAAATATTATGAAtgacaaggatgaggaggcgAAGATGTGCATGCCCGGTGACCGTATCAAGATGGTTGTGGAGCTCATCCAGCCCGTCGCTTGTGAGCAGGGAATGAGGTTTGCTATCCGGGAGGGTGGCAAGACTGTTGGTGCCGGTGTGATCAACAATATCATTCAGTAA
- the LOC133921845 gene encoding isocitrate dehydrogenase [NAD] regulatory subunit 1, mitochondrial isoform X2 translates to MARRTTPLLRRLLSPSPSPTPSAPLAGAVSRRGVTYMPRPGDGAPRGVTLIPGDGIGPLVTGAVRQVMEVMHAPVYFETYEVHGDMPTVPAEVIESIRRNKVCLKGGLATPVGGGVSSLNVQLRKELDLYASLVNCFNLPGLPTRHDNVDIVVIRENTEGEYSGLEHEVVPGVVESLKFCSERIAKYAFEYAYLNNRKKVTAVHKANIMKLADGLFLESCREVAKKYPGILYNEIIVDNCCMQLVSKPEQFDVMVTPNLYGNLVANTAAGIAGGTGVMPGGNVGQDTAIFEQGASAGNVGNKKIVEQKKANPVALLLSSAMMLRHLQFPSFADRLETAVKRVIAEGKYRTKDLGGTSTTQEVTDAVIAKLD, encoded by the exons ATGGCGCGGCGAACCACCCCTCTCCTGCGCCGTCTCCTCTCCCCGTCCCCTTCGCCAACCCCCTCCGCTCCCCtcgccggcgccgtgtcccgcCGCGGAGTCACCTACATGCCCCGCCCGGGGGACGGCGCCCCGCGCGGCGTCACGCTCATCCCGGGCGACGGCATCGGGCCCCTCGTCACCGGCGCGGTGCGGCAGGTGATGGAGGTGATGCACGCGCCGGTCTACTTCGAGACATACGAGGTCCACGGCGACATGCCCACGGTGCCCGCCGAGGTCATCGAATCCATCCGCCGCAACAAGGTCTGCCTCAAGGGCGGCCTCGCCACCCCCGTCGGAGGGGGTGTCTCCTCCCTCAATGTGCAGCTGCGCAAGGAGCTCGACCTCTACGCCTCCCTCGTCAACTGCTTCAACCTCCCCGGGCTGCCCACCAGACACGACAACGTCGACATCGTCGTCATCAGGGAGAACACCGAGGGCGAGTACTCGGGGCTCGAGCATGAGGTCGTCCCCGGCGTCGTCGAGAGCCTTAAG TTCTGCTCAGAAAGGATTGCCAAGTATGCTTTTGAGTATGCTTACCTTAACAATCGAAAGAAAGTGACAGCCGTGCATAAAGCAAATATCATGAAGCTTGCTGATGGTTTGTTCTTGGAGTCTTGCCGTGAGGTTGCAAAGAAGTACCCTGGGATTCTATATAATGAAATTATTGTGGACAACTGTTGTATGCAGCTTGTTTCGAAGCCTGAACAATTTGATGTTATG GTCACACCAAATCTTTATGGCAATCTGGTGGCTAACACAGCTGCAGGTATTGCTGGAGGCACTGGTGTCATGCCTGGAG GTAACGTGGGTCAGGACACTGCTATCTTTGAGCAAGGCGCTTCTGCAGGAAACGTCGGaaacaaaaagattgtggagCAGAAGAAAGCTAACCCTGTTGCACTACTTCTCTCATCCGCCATGATGTTGAGGCATTTGCAGTTCCCATCATTTGCTGATCGGCTGGAGACGGCAGTGAAGCGTGTCATTGCAGAAGGCAAATACAGAACCAAAGATTTGGGAGGCACCAGTACCACCCAAGAAGTCACGGATGCAGTCATCGCCAAACTGGATTAA
- the LOC133921845 gene encoding isocitrate dehydrogenase [NAD] regulatory subunit 1, mitochondrial isoform X1 encodes MARRTTPLLRRLLSPSPSPTPSAPLAGAVSRRGVTYMPRPGDGAPRGVTLIPGDGIGPLVTGAVRQVMEVMHAPVYFETYEVHGDMPTVPAEVIESIRRNKVCLKGGLATPVGGGVSSLNVQLRKELDLYASLVNCFNLPGLPTRHDNVDIVVIRENTEGEYSGLEHEVVPGVVESLKVITKFCSERIAKYAFEYAYLNNRKKVTAVHKANIMKLADGLFLESCREVAKKYPGILYNEIIVDNCCMQLVSKPEQFDVMVTPNLYGNLVANTAAGIAGGTGVMPGGNVGQDTAIFEQGASAGNVGNKKIVEQKKANPVALLLSSAMMLRHLQFPSFADRLETAVKRVIAEGKYRTKDLGGTSTTQEVTDAVIAKLD; translated from the exons ATGGCGCGGCGAACCACCCCTCTCCTGCGCCGTCTCCTCTCCCCGTCCCCTTCGCCAACCCCCTCCGCTCCCCtcgccggcgccgtgtcccgcCGCGGAGTCACCTACATGCCCCGCCCGGGGGACGGCGCCCCGCGCGGCGTCACGCTCATCCCGGGCGACGGCATCGGGCCCCTCGTCACCGGCGCGGTGCGGCAGGTGATGGAGGTGATGCACGCGCCGGTCTACTTCGAGACATACGAGGTCCACGGCGACATGCCCACGGTGCCCGCCGAGGTCATCGAATCCATCCGCCGCAACAAGGTCTGCCTCAAGGGCGGCCTCGCCACCCCCGTCGGAGGGGGTGTCTCCTCCCTCAATGTGCAGCTGCGCAAGGAGCTCGACCTCTACGCCTCCCTCGTCAACTGCTTCAACCTCCCCGGGCTGCCCACCAGACACGACAACGTCGACATCGTCGTCATCAGGGAGAACACCGAGGGCGAGTACTCGGGGCTCGAGCATGAGGTCGTCCCCGGCGTCGTCGAGAGCCTTAAG GTGATAACTAAGTTCTGCTCAGAAAGGATTGCCAAGTATGCTTTTGAGTATGCTTACCTTAACAATCGAAAGAAAGTGACAGCCGTGCATAAAGCAAATATCATGAAGCTTGCTGATGGTTTGTTCTTGGAGTCTTGCCGTGAGGTTGCAAAGAAGTACCCTGGGATTCTATATAATGAAATTATTGTGGACAACTGTTGTATGCAGCTTGTTTCGAAGCCTGAACAATTTGATGTTATG GTCACACCAAATCTTTATGGCAATCTGGTGGCTAACACAGCTGCAGGTATTGCTGGAGGCACTGGTGTCATGCCTGGAG GTAACGTGGGTCAGGACACTGCTATCTTTGAGCAAGGCGCTTCTGCAGGAAACGTCGGaaacaaaaagattgtggagCAGAAGAAAGCTAACCCTGTTGCACTACTTCTCTCATCCGCCATGATGTTGAGGCATTTGCAGTTCCCATCATTTGCTGATCGGCTGGAGACGGCAGTGAAGCGTGTCATTGCAGAAGGCAAATACAGAACCAAAGATTTGGGAGGCACCAGTACCACCCAAGAAGTCACGGATGCAGTCATCGCCAAACTGGATTAA
- the LOC133921845 gene encoding isocitrate dehydrogenase [NAD] regulatory subunit 1, mitochondrial isoform X3, which translates to MARRTTPLLRRLLSPSPSPTPSAPLAGAVSRRGVTYMPRPGDGAPRGVTLIPGDGIGPLVTGAVRQVMEVMHAPVYFETYEVHGDMPTVPAEVIESIRRNKVCLKGGLATPVGGGVSSLNVQLRKELDLYASLVNCFNLPGLPTRHDNVDIVVIRENTEGEYSGLEHEVVPGVVESLKVTPNLYGNLVANTAAGIAGGTGVMPGGNVGQDTAIFEQGASAGNVGNKKIVEQKKANPVALLLSSAMMLRHLQFPSFADRLETAVKRVIAEGKYRTKDLGGTSTTQEVTDAVIAKLD; encoded by the exons ATGGCGCGGCGAACCACCCCTCTCCTGCGCCGTCTCCTCTCCCCGTCCCCTTCGCCAACCCCCTCCGCTCCCCtcgccggcgccgtgtcccgcCGCGGAGTCACCTACATGCCCCGCCCGGGGGACGGCGCCCCGCGCGGCGTCACGCTCATCCCGGGCGACGGCATCGGGCCCCTCGTCACCGGCGCGGTGCGGCAGGTGATGGAGGTGATGCACGCGCCGGTCTACTTCGAGACATACGAGGTCCACGGCGACATGCCCACGGTGCCCGCCGAGGTCATCGAATCCATCCGCCGCAACAAGGTCTGCCTCAAGGGCGGCCTCGCCACCCCCGTCGGAGGGGGTGTCTCCTCCCTCAATGTGCAGCTGCGCAAGGAGCTCGACCTCTACGCCTCCCTCGTCAACTGCTTCAACCTCCCCGGGCTGCCCACCAGACACGACAACGTCGACATCGTCGTCATCAGGGAGAACACCGAGGGCGAGTACTCGGGGCTCGAGCATGAGGTCGTCCCCGGCGTCGTCGAGAGCCTTAAG GTCACACCAAATCTTTATGGCAATCTGGTGGCTAACACAGCTGCAGGTATTGCTGGAGGCACTGGTGTCATGCCTGGAG GTAACGTGGGTCAGGACACTGCTATCTTTGAGCAAGGCGCTTCTGCAGGAAACGTCGGaaacaaaaagattgtggagCAGAAGAAAGCTAACCCTGTTGCACTACTTCTCTCATCCGCCATGATGTTGAGGCATTTGCAGTTCCCATCATTTGCTGATCGGCTGGAGACGGCAGTGAAGCGTGTCATTGCAGAAGGCAAATACAGAACCAAAGATTTGGGAGGCACCAGTACCACCCAAGAAGTCACGGATGCAGTCATCGCCAAACTGGATTAA
- the LOC133920490 gene encoding uncharacterized protein LOC133920490: MKSSAEPRAAADDVDVELLKAVAQAWHAQSGNPRPSRASEPGGDDDAAGALPRAGAGAAPHRPSRFKLEAMAAAAAAAASDALARERSWDFARSLWDTYELVSVARKLESGLVIADHAAAAPAVPEGAARGAGKRNRESGRSLRSLFLRSSSRRFEKSSS; this comes from the coding sequence ATGAAGAGCTCGGCGGAGCCACGCGCGGCGGCCGATGACGTCGACGTGGAGCTGCTCAAGGCGGTGGCGCAGGCGTGGCACGCGCAGTCGGGCAACCCGCGGCCGTCGCGCGCGTCGGAACCGGGCGGGGACGACGACGCCGCTGGTGCGCTCCCTcgagcgggcgcgggcgcggcgccGCACCGCCCGTCCCGGTTCAAGCTGGAGGCTATggccgcagcggcggcggccgccgcatcAGACGCCCTGGCCCGGGAGAGGTCGTGGGACTTCGCGCGGTCGCTGTGGGACACGTACGAGCTCGTCAGCGTCGCGCGGAAGCTCGAGTCCGGCCTCGTCATCGCCGACCACGCCGCCGCAGCGCCGGCCGTGCCGGAGGGCGCCGCGCGGGGAGCGGGGAAGCGGAATAGGGAGAGCGGCCGCAGCTTGAGGAGCCTGTTCCTGCGCTCCTCGTCCAGGAGGTTCGAGAAATCAAGCAGCTAG